AATATTTGAAAATCATTCATAAAAAAATCCCTATGTATCGACTACATAGGGATTATGATATTTAAAATTTAAATTTATTTGTAGATCAGTTCAGCCTGAAAAACGTCAGCAAAGTGTTTTCTGATATTAGTCTTTACACTTTCTACTTCTTCGGGAGTCAATTCTCTCTCAAGTTCTCTTTGTAATGAAGTAACCTGCTTATCTTTGATCCCACATGGAATGATGTATTCAAAATAACGCATATCTGTATTTACATTCAATGCAAAACCATGAAGCGTTACCCATCTTGAAGCTTTTACACCCATAGCACAGATCTTTCTGGCATAAGGTTTTCCAACATCCAGCCAAACACCGGTTTCTCCTTGGGAACGTTCTCCTTTAAGACCGAATTCCCCAATGGTTCTGATGATTACTTCTTCCAGATTTCTCATATAAAGATGAATATCGGTAAAGAAGTTTTCAAGATCTAAAACAGGATATCCAACGATCTGTCCATACCCATGATAGGTAATGTCTCCACCACGATTGGTTTTCACATAGGTGGCTTCAATCTCTTTCAATTTATCAATGCCGGCAAGCATATTTTCCTCATGTCCGCTCTTTCCCAATGTATAAACGTGTGGGTGTTCTACCAAAAGGAGATGGTTGGATGTGGTAATATGCTGTTCTGATGGAAGATCTCTGTTTTTTATTTTGGTATCAATAATAGCTTTCATCAGTTGCTCCTGATAATCCCAGGCGGGTTGATATTCTTTGATTCCTAAATCTTCAAATTCTACTGCTTTATTCTGATTTGTATTCATTTCAATTTTTGACATACAAATTTAGTGAATTTTAAGCTTTTATGGAATGGATAAAATCTATGGCGCTTTTCTTCCAATCTTTATCCTGTAGTAAGATGTTTACAAAGGCTGTTCCTATGATGCCGCCATCTGCTTTTTCAGTTACATTTTCAAAATCTTCCTTCGATTTTATTCCAAAGCCTATCATAACAGGATTCTTTAATGGAAGGGCTGCTAATCTATTCAAATAATTTTCATTTTTCAATACAGCATTTTTATTTCCTGTGGTAGAGGAAGAACTTACTGCATATAGAAATCCGGAGCTTAGGGAATCAAGATACTGTATTCTTTCGTCTGAAGTTTCTGGAGTAACCAAGAATGTGAAATTGAGGTTATATTGCTTTAAAATATGCTGATAGTTTTTCTCAAATTCAATAGGAGGGAGATCGGGAAGTATCAGACCGGAAACTCCACTCTCTGAACATTCTTTACAAAATTTTTCAAATCCAAAACTTAAAACAGGGTTGATGTATCCCATCAAAATAATTGGAATTCTAATCTCGTTTTTTATTGTTTTTAACTGAGAAAGAAGCTTTTCAATGGTCATGCCATTTTGTAAGGCCAACTCATGAGCTTTTTGAATAACAGGTCCGTCTGCTACGGGATCAGAGTAGGGCATTCCAATTTCAATCATGTCTGCTCCTGAATCCTGAATTAGTTTTATAATGTCTGCCGTATCTTCCAGTTGTGGAATTCCCGCAGTGAAATATATGTTTAGTTTTTTCATGTTTTTCTTTATTGTATGAATGTAAAATGTATTCATGATCTAACTTTATGTGTTGAAGTCATTCTACATTAATATTTCTACATTTTACAGATTTTTCAAATAGGTTTCCATGTCCTTATCTCCACGGCCACTCAGGCAAATGACTACAACATCATCTTCATTAAATTGCTTTTTATCTAAAACTGCCAGAGCATGAGAACTTTCCAAGGCGGGGATAATCCCTTCCAGTTTTGTTAATTCAAAGGCACATTTTAAGGCTTCATCATCATTAATACTGAAAAATTCTGCTCTGTTTTCTTTAAATAGATGGGCATGAAAAGGCCCGATACCCGGATAATCAAGTCCTGCGGAAATGGAATGAGGTTCAATAACCTGTCCGTCTGCAGTCTGCATCACAAGGCTTTTGCTTCCGTGAAGTACTCCCAAGGTTCCCAGAAATGTAGTAGCTGCTGATTTCCCGGAATCAACTCCCAGACCGCCGGCCTCTGCAGCAATGATTTTTACCTCTTTTTCATTTACAAAATGATAGAATGTTCCTGCAGCATTGCTTCCTCCTCCTACGCAGGCAATAACATAGTCCGGGTTTTCTCTTCCGATTTTTTCCTTAAGCTGTTCCTTTATTTCTTTTGAAATGACACTTTGAAACCTTGCTACAAGATCAGGGAAAGGATGAGGACCCACCACACTTCCAATTACATAATGAGTGGTCACAGGATTGTTGATCCAGTCTCTTAAGGCTTCGTTTACAGCATCTTTCAATGTTTTGGAACCTGAGGTAGCGGCTATAACTTCTGCACCCAGCATTTTCATTCTTGCTACATTCGGGGCCTGTCTCTGGATATCAATTTCTCCCATGTATACAATACATTCAAGACCAAGCAGTGCGCAGGCTGTTGCAGTGGCTACACCATGCTGTCCGGCACCGGTTTCAGCAATAATCCTTGTTTTTCCTAGGCGCTTTGCCAATAGAACCTGTCCTAGGGCATTATTGATTTTGTGTGCTCCGGTATGGTTAAGATCTTCTCTTTTTAAGTAAATCTTGGTGTTATATTTTTCACTCAGATTTTTCGCAAAATAAAGTGGAGTAGCCCTTCCTACATAGTTTGTAAGCAAGTCCTGATATTCGCTCTGGAAGTCTTCAGATTCTATGATCTCAAGATAGTTTTTTTGTAATTCTTCTACATTTGGGAAGAGCATTTCAGGGATAAAAGCGCCGCCAAACTCTCCATAATATCCGTTTTCATCTGGGTTTTTATAATTCATTTCTTTATTCTTTAGTAATTAAATAAGCGTTATTTTCTGTACTCAGCTGATTGAGTAATTTTTTCTTTTCATCTGATACTTTGAAGATTAAAATATCATCATCATCAGAATTGATCCATTCAGAACCGGTATTTTCCTTTATCAGTTCGGCCTTGTCATAGAGAATTTCGATCTCACATTTTTCATAAAACGAGCGAAGCTCGGAATGACAAAAGCCAATGGTTTCCATATTTCTTTTCCTCACGTTCTCCATAAAATGTTGAATTAATTCGGAGCCATAGCCTTTTTTTCTGTGTGTTGCAACGAATCCTACAACTTCCGCGAAAGTATATTCTTCTCTCTCAATTTTCAGGGTAAAATCAAAATTAACCCGAATAATGGCCAATATTTCTTCAGTGGTGCCCAATAGAAAATGAAACTCTGAATCTTTGAAAAGGCTACGGAAATAATCCGGTTTCATTGTATTCCATTCCGATACTTCCCAAAGCTGGAGAATATGTTCTATCTCCTTTTCTGTTAATTCGTTGGCTTGTTTTATTTGGTATTTCATAATTTTCAATCGTAATTAAAGTTAATGAAGATGATCAAATACTGGTTTTAAATTGTTTTATCCTTACAATATCCTTATCACCGGGTTCTATTTCAAATTTTGAATTGATGTCTATGGCAAAAGGCTTTTGATGTAATGATTCAATATTTGAAATATTTTCTTCTGAAATGCCACCACTCAAAAAATAGGGTAGAGGAATTTCAAATTCATTCAATAGGTTCCAGTCAAACTGCTGCCCTGTTCCTCCGAATGCCTTGCTGTCTGTATCAAACAGATAATAGCTGATAGGTTGCTGGGAGTCTTTTGAGCGATTATTGAAAGTTTGTTCTATTTTATTTTTGTTTTCAATGGTATTATTTCCAATTCTTATAACCTTAATGATTTTAACTTCAGTACTTAGTTTTTTTCTTAGATCAAGAATGAAGTTTTCATTTTCATCACCATGTAATTGGATAAGATTAAGTTTTCCTTTTTCAACGATTTCAACAATTCTCTCAGTATTTTCATTCACAAATACCCCAACTTTTCCGGAATGATCAAACGTTGAAATATCATCCAAACTCAAATGATTCATTACATATCTTGGAGACTTTTCATAGAAGATAAAACCAAGAAAATCTACTTTCATATTGATCAATTCCTGAATCTGTTCATACTTTGTCAAGCCACAGACTTTGAGAATAGGAGAGGTATTGTTGGTTGCCGGTTGCTGATTCATTGTTTGTATTGAGTTTTGATCGTTGATAGGGTTGAATATTTAGGCTAGGAAAATATCATTTTTAAATTGTCAGAGAGAACTCTTCAAATGCCTTTGCAGGATCTGTATTTCTCATAAAATATTCTCCCATGAGGAATCCATCAAACCCTTTTTCTTTTAAATATTTAAAATCTTCAAGAGTATAAATACCGCTTTCCGCAATAGATAAGGTATCTTTTGGAAGCTGGTCTTTGAGCTGAACAGAATGCTGTAAATCAACCTTGAAGTCTTTTAAGTTCCTGTTATTAATTCCTACTAAATCAATTTTTGAGTTAAAATGCTTAAGCTCTTCTTCGGTATGAATTTCAAGTAAAACTTCCAGATCCAATTCATGAGCCAGCGCTGTAAATTCCTGAACCTGATTTGGAGAAAGGCACGATGCGATCAGTAAAATGACATCTGCACCCATACTTTTTGCCTCATAAAATTGATATTCATCAATCATAAAATCTTTTCGCAGAACCGGAATATTAAGGTGATTTCTTACGCCTAAAATATCATCAAAGCTTCCTCCAAAAAAATCCTTATCCGTTAAGATAGAAATTCCACTTGCCCCAAATTGTTCATAGGCAGAGGTAACATCCAAAGGAGCAACATTATTATTGATGATTCCCTTTGATGGAGATTGTCTTTTAAATTCCGCAATGATGCCATTTCTATTCTTGATGGATTCTTTCAGGGAATGACTCTTTCTCCCGAAAAATTCTGAGTTTTTCAATTCATCAATGGAAACTTTGGATTTTGAAATCGTTATTTCTTCTTTTTTTCTTTCAATAATTTTATCTAGTATGGTCATGTTGGGAGTAGAGATTAGGAGTTAGAAACTATTGGTTTTTTATTTAATAAGGAGCTCAAAAGTTCTTAATGCTTTTCCATTTTTCAGACTTTCTTTGGCTAAAAGAAGACAATCATCATAGGAACCGAATTTGCGGGTATGGTGAAGTGCTACAGCTGCATTGGCCAAAACCACGGCATTTTGTTGTTCAGTTCCTTTTCCTTCCAGAATATTCATGAAGATTTTTGCAGTCTCCTGAATGGTATCTCCAGCCTTAATATCTTCAAGGGTTACAGGATTGAACCCAAGGTCTTCAGCAGAGTGAATTTCTTCTCCATTCTTAGTAATAATTTTACTGTCATGGGTTAAACTGATCTCATCATAACCATCCAGTCCATGTACAAGGATAAATTCCTGTTCTTCTTTTTGAAGAAGATATTGATAGATCCTTGCAATTTCCAGGTTGTATACACCAATCATTGAATATTGAGGTTTTGCAGGATTTACCAATGGTCCCAGAAGATTAAAAAATGTTCTTAGTCCCAATGACTTTCTCAATAACCCAACCGATTGAAGAGCGGGGTGGAAGTAAGGAGCATGCAGGAAGCAGATATTAGCTCTCTCAAGATCTTCATTTAATTGTTCTGATGTGCTTTTAAACTGATAGCCAATTTCTTCCAGTACATTGGAAGACCCTGTGGTAGTTGAAGCTCCATAATTTCCATGTTTTGTTACTTTCTGCCCGGCTCCGGCCACCACAAAGCTGGCCAACGTTGATATATTGATTGTGTTTTTTCCGTCACCTCCTGTTCCTACAATATCAATGGCATCGCTTGCATCAATATTTACTGGGACAGCCATCTGCAATAAGGCTTCTCTAAAACCTTCCAATTCTTTCAATGTAATATTTCGCATCAGAAAAACACTGATGAATGAAGTTACTTCCGCAGCATTGAATTTATTCTGAGCAATTTCAATCATCATAGCCTTTGCTTCGGATTTCGACAAAGTGTTATGATTAAACAGGTATTGCAGTATTTCTTTCATTTGAGGAGTTTTTATGGTTGAGGGATTTTGTATTGTTGTTTTCATATTAAATACACTTTGTTAAATTTCTAGACAAGCTGAAATAAAAGCTTCTGATCTATTCTAATGATTTAAAAAGTTTCGGATAATTACTTCTCCCTCTGGAGTCAAGATACTCTCAGGATGAAACTGTACGCCGTGCACATCGTAAGTTTTATGTTGTAAAGCCATGATCATTCCGTCTTTATCAACTGCGGTAATTTCCAGTTCTTCTGGGAAGTTATCTGGGTTCACTGCCCAGCTGTGATACCTTCCAACTTCTAATCCTGATGCCAGATCTTTGAAAAGCTTAGTATCTTCTTTTACCAGTTCAGTAGTGGTTGCTACTCCGTGAAAAATTTCTGAAAGGTTGATAAGACTTCCGCCAAATGCTTCTGCAATGGCCTGCTGACCTAAGCATACCCCCAAAATACTCTTGGTAGGAGCATATTCTTTAATAAGATCCAGTAAAATTCCAGCTTCTTCCGGAATTCCCGGGCCGGGAGAAAGAATAATCTTGTCATATTTCCCGATTTCTTCCAATGTAATTTGATCATTTCTTACTACATCTACTTTTTGATTCAAAATTCTTTCAATGATCTGAACCAAATTATAGGTGAAGCTGTCATAATTATCAAAAACAAGAACTTTTGATGGCTGGCTTTCGGTTACTGGTGTTATATTATTGTTCATTTTTTTATTTTTTGCTAGTTGCTGAGATTGGACGATGTTTTTATTAATCCTGAACGATCTTTTCTGCTTTTTCTACTGCCTTTTTCAGGGCATTCAGTTTATTGTTGACCTCCTGCAATTCGTTTTCAGGGACTGATTTTGCAACGAGACCGGCTCCTGCCTGATAATAAAGTGTATTGTTTTTACTTAAAAAGGTTCTGATCATAATGGCCTGATTACAGCTTCCATTTAAACCAACAATCCCGATACATCCTCCATAGTAGCCGCGTGAGTCTTTTTCATATTGGTTGATCAGTTGAAGCGCTTTATGCTTAGGTGCCCCACTTAACGTTCCCTGAGGAAAGGTTGCTGAAATCATTTCCAGAGGATTAATTTGCTCCGGTAGATCTGCCGTTACTTCACTTACCATATGAATAACATGAGAGAAAAGCTGAATTTCTTTAAGCTTGGTAACGGTTACATTTTTCCCCAGCTTTCCAAGATCATTACGGGCTAGGTCTACCAGCATGGTATGTTCTGCATTTTCCTTTGGATCTTTTTTTAATTCTTCAATAGCCTGAAGATCAATATCCAAATTTCCCGTTCTTTTGGAAGTTCCTGCAATAGGATGAATAATGGCTTTATTGTCTTTAATAATTAACTGGCTTTCAGGACTTGACCCGAATAATTTGTAGTTTCCGTAATCAAAATAGAATAGGTAAGGTGAGGGATTGATATTTCTTAAGGCTCTGTAAACATTGAATTCGTCTCCTTTGAATTTCTGTTCAAATCTTCTGCTTAGTACAAGTTGAAATACATCACCTCTCATACAATGTTTCTGGGCCGTTTTTACCAATTCAAGATAGTCCTCATTCGTAATGTTGGAAGTTTCCTGACCATTCTTTTCAAAAGGATAAACCGGAGTATTCTGATTTTTGATGAGGTTTTCCAAAAGGTGTAGTTCAGATTTTACACCGTTCATTTGGTTTTCAATAATATACATCTCATCATTGAAGTGGTTGATGGCGATTACATATTGATATAATCTGTATCTCAGAATAGGAATTTCCACTTCCGGGCTTTGTGGCTTCAAGTTGATGCTTTCAAAAAACTGTACCGCTTCAAAGCTTGTATATCCAAAAAGACTTTGAGCTGTCTGTTCAATAGAATCATCGGTCTTTTCGCAATCAAAAATAGTACGGAAGCTTTCAAATATATCGATGATACTACGCTCATTGATAGGTTGCTTTACCGGAGCAGAATCAGGAAGCTTAATTTCAAATTCATGTAAGTTTTTTACTTCGATTCCTGCAACAGCGTTGATGGCAATAAAGGAAAAATTGTTGTCAATACTTTTAGAATCTGAACTTTCCAAAAGAATCGTATCCCTGAATTTATCCCTGATTTTAAGGTAAATATTCATGGGAGTATGAAGATCTCCAAGAGTTTTTTTCGAAACGGTTTTTATTTTGATTTTTTGAGTAAACATCTGCTGTTGTATTTTTTTTGTGAGATTTATGAATAAAAAAAAGGCTTTAACGGAATCCGTCAAAGCCTTGTATATTGTTTTGTTTGTATCTGCTGTTGGGTTAACAACATGACAATAACTTCAGACCCGACGAAGAGTTTGAAAGCCACCACCAAATATTGTTGCTATTATTAAACATGGGACAAATTTAGAAATTTTTTTAATACAAAAAACAAAAAATTCAAAAAAAATAAAAACTTATTTTGAAATATACTACTTCAACTGCTTGAGTTCTTTCCTGAGTTCTTCAATTTTTAATCTAGAACTTTCATCATCATAAGAATCTGTATAATCTTCTAAGGCTGAGATGTATTCCATAATAAACTCCTTGTTGGTTCTGTCTGCTTCATACTTGATTCTTGCAGAATTGACAGGAGCTAGTTTTTCATTTTCTAATAAGATTTTTCCTTCCTTGGATTGGTCATAAAGGATAACAATATTTTTTTCATATCCGGGAATGTATTTTACGGGAAGATCCTTTTGACTAGGAATTCTAATTGAGTTTCTGATAGGGTAGATTGCTGCAGTAGTCGTTGAAAAAAAAGTAGTCGTGTATTTTCCGTTCTGTTTCTTTACAATGGCTTCATAATCATGAATGTAGCTTTCATTTAATGTGGAGTTGGTTTCAACATCGGAAGTAATAATGGCTGTGCTTTCCACACCATATGTATTAAGAAACCAGGCGTTTAAAAACTGACCACAAATTCCATTCAAAATTGCCAAAGGAATAATAGGAATCAGAAATAGTGCTTTTTTTGTTGCATAAAAGAGCAATCCAAAGAATAAAAAGAGCAGTATCACAGTATAAAAACCATGATGACTGGTGAAAAACAGAATTTTAGAAATTAAAACCATAGGTTAAATGTACTACTATCTTTTCAATGTAAAACTATATTTTTGATACACCAAGGCATATTTTAAATGCGCCTGATTCTTACAGTAAAAAAATGCAAAATGTTTTCAATCAGATAAATAGGTTTTTGCCAAATGATAATGCTTTGCTACTTAAAAACAAAGCATTGTCATTGCATTATCTAACCCTTATATTTTAAAAATAGATTAATGGACCGGCTCTGAGAGGGGTATATCCGGACTTCCGCTGTAGAAAACAATCAATGTAGCTCCCTTATCCCCGGTTTTGCCTCTGTGAGCAATATTAACCATTTCTGGAAGTACCTGTCCTTGTTTTACCCATTGTGTTTTACCGTCTTCCTTTCTTTCAATCTGAATTTCACCTTTTTCTATATAAGCAGCATTAATAACCGGGTGTTTGTGCCAATCCAAGGCCTTATTGGGAGGTACGGAAATCTTAAGCACTGATATTTCAGGCTGTCCACTTGGATAGGCGGAATACAAAGTCCCATCCCACGATTTTGTGGTTTTTAATAATGTTACTGATTCAATTTTATCAGAATATTCTGAGGGTTGATCATTTGACGAAGAATTATCACAAGATAAAGTGAGGGTAGAGAGTACAACGAATAAAGCTGTACTTGATAAATTTTTTTTATTCATAGTGAATTCAAATTAATAATGTTTTTGATTTAGTGGATTGTATAAAACAAAAATAATAATCATATTTAAAATTCCCTAATGTTTGAATTATATTTGTTTAATATAAATCTTCAGGTGCTAAAAATATTTTTCAAAGAAAACATTTGTCATAAGTTTAAAACTTTATTTTTTATATTTTTGCTTTCAAATTAGAAAAAAATGAAAAAAGTATTAGCAATCGCATTTATTGGAGGTTTATTATTAGCAAGCTGCTCAAAAAAAGTAGATCACTCTTTACAGGATAGCAACACAATGCTTGAAGAGCCAGAAGCAACTACCGTTGTAGATTCTACTGCTAAAACTGCTGCTCCAGCTGCTGCAACTCCGGCTGCACCTGCACCTGAAGCTGCTAAAACAGATTCTACAGCGAAAAAATAATGAAAAAATTGCTTTTGGCAGGAACTTTAGGTCTTATGATCATTTCCTGTTCTAAAAAAGAAAATACAACAGAAGTTGCATCATCTGATGCTGCTCCAGTGTCAGCACCAGCACAATCTAATCTTTCCGGTGATCAAATCATGGAGACATTGGACTGTTCGGGATGCCACTCTGTTAATGATAGAATGATAGGACCATCTTATAAGGAAATAGCGGCTAAATATTCTGAAAAGGATATAGATCTGCTTGCTTCTAAAATTATAGATGGCGGAAGTGGTGTTTGGGGAGGAGTCCCTATGGCGGCCCATCCACAGGTATCTAAGGAAGATGCCAAAAAAATGGTGGAATATATTTTAAGTCAGAAGAAATAAAACATGTCCACCGAAAAATCCAGTCTGCACACAAGAAATCTGCATCGTAATCCCTATGATTTTGATCAGCTTATTTCTTGTGTGCCAGAACTGAAACACTACGTCTTCGAGAATACTTATAAGAAAAGAACCATTAATTTCAGTATTTCTAAGGCGGTTAAACTTCTTAACAAAGCTTTACTTTTACACTTTTATAATGTTAAGGATTGGGATATTCCTGATACCAATTTATGTCCTCCCATTCCGGGAAGGGCAGATTATGTACATTATATTGCCGATCTGCTAGCGGAGCAACAAAAAGAAATTCCAACAGGAGCTTCTGTGAAAGGACTGGACATAGGAGTAGGAGCCAATCTTGTTTATCCTTTGATTGCCCATAAATCCTATGGCTGGAAAATGCTGGGTACAGACATCAATAAGGACTCACTGAAGAATGCCCAGAATATTTTAGATCAAAATTTAGATCTTTCATCCGATATTCTATTAAAACATCAACCAGATTCTGATTGTATATTTAAAAATATTATAGAGGGGGAAGACCGGTTTACATTTTCTATGTGTAATCCTCCTTTTCATGATTCTGAAGAGGCTGCAATGAAAGGAAATATCCGAAAAACAAAAAATCTCAAGAAAATAAAAACCAAGCAGCCGTTGCTTAATTTTGGCGGAAAGCAGTCAGAATTATGGTGCGAGGGTGGTGAACTGGCTTTTATCACCAAGATGATTAATGAGAGTGCATTGTATTCATCCAAGGTTCTTTGGTTTACGTGCTTGGTTTCCAAAAAAGATAATCTACCTAAGTTGAATTCTCTTTTGAAAAAGGTGAAAGCAGTAGATTTCAAGACTATTGACATGGCTCAGGGACAAAAAATAAGCAGAATGCTCGCCTGGACATTTATTCCTCAGCAGGACAGGAGAGGATGGTTTTGAGTGGATAATTGTTAATTCCATTTGATTACCAATGAAACTTTTGGTTCATTTTTCTATAGAAATCAATACTCAATAAAAGGTAATAATACTCAATTCGTTGTGAAGGAAATTCGCAATTCACGATTCGCATTTAAAAATTTCTGAAAAAACTCATTGACGGTCAACGCAAAAATGCCTAAATTTGTACGCTTTTAGAAAAATAAGAAATGCAATTATCAGAACAAGAAATCATTAGAAGAGAAAAGCTGAATAAGCTTACTGAAATGGGGATTAATGCGTTCCCTGCGGATGAGTATACGATTACAGATACTACAGAATCTATAAAACAGGACTTTTCTGAAAATAAACAGGTGAAGATCGCTGGTAGATTAATGTCCCGCAGAATTCAGGGAAAAGCTTCTTTTGCTGAGTTGCAGGATTCTACAGGTAAAATTCAGGTATATTTCAACAGAGACGAAATCTGTACAGGAGAAGATAAAACCTTATATAATGAAGTATATAAGCACCTTTTGGATATCGGGGATATTATCGGTATTGAAGGGGAATTATTTACCACTCAGGTAGGAGAGAAGACCGTTTTAGTAAAGAACTTTACACTTCTTACTAAGGCTTTACGTCCGCTTCCTCAAGCTAAAACAGATGAAAACGGTGTTGTACATGATGGGTTTACGGATCCTGAATTAAGATACAGACAACGTTATGTAGATTTAACGGTAAATCCACAGGTAAAAGAAATTTTTGTGAAGAGAACAAAATTGTTCAATGCCATGAGAACTTTCTTTAATGAT
This genomic interval from Chryseobacterium joostei contains the following:
- the rlmF gene encoding 23S rRNA (adenine(1618)-N(6))-methyltransferase RlmF; protein product: MSTEKSSLHTRNLHRNPYDFDQLISCVPELKHYVFENTYKKRTINFSISKAVKLLNKALLLHFYNVKDWDIPDTNLCPPIPGRADYVHYIADLLAEQQKEIPTGASVKGLDIGVGANLVYPLIAHKSYGWKMLGTDINKDSLKNAQNILDQNLDLSSDILLKHQPDSDCIFKNIIEGEDRFTFSMCNPPFHDSEEAAMKGNIRKTKNLKKIKTKQPLLNFGGKQSELWCEGGELAFITKMINESALYSSKVLWFTCLVSKKDNLPKLNSLLKKVKAVDFKTIDMAQGQKISRMLAWTFIPQQDRRGWF